In the Kribbella sp. NBC_00482 genome, one interval contains:
- a CDS encoding ABC transporter substrate-binding protein, which yields MRTPRLAALIAVTTAVGLLAACSGGTNAGSQSSGGENKTLTVASVDQGSVEDVVKAFEAANPGVKVNLTTGGADQYQQQIRTQLTSGTAPDVMTIWPGNGNPMTVFRAAKNGYLLDLSDRPWAGKQPDPIKKVSQYDGKTYTGVFGVNGIGAIYNQQALAKSGLTPPTTWTGLLSFCKAAAAKGTPAFALGNQDLWVNQLVVYALVATVVYGGDPDFDKKMQAGEATFANSPWKTALAKQIEMEKAGCFQKNPLGTSYEASQTLAATGKTLGIIQGNWVVALLKGKNPSGTFIMKALPATDDPATFIMPAAAGAGYGVNAKAKNKELAIKFVDYVMSPEGMSLFNKKQGSLPSLPGTTSAADPSLAELSKYITDARTVPFMDQLWPNPKVSANMITGIQDVFSGKTTPDKVLARMDTDYKAGE from the coding sequence ATGAGAACACCCAGACTGGCTGCCCTGATTGCCGTGACGACAGCCGTAGGCCTGCTGGCAGCCTGCAGTGGTGGCACCAACGCCGGCAGCCAGAGCAGCGGCGGCGAGAACAAGACCCTGACGGTTGCCTCTGTCGACCAGGGCTCCGTCGAGGACGTGGTGAAGGCGTTCGAGGCCGCCAACCCCGGCGTCAAGGTGAACCTCACGACCGGTGGCGCCGACCAGTACCAGCAGCAGATCCGCACCCAGCTGACCTCTGGCACGGCCCCTGACGTGATGACGATCTGGCCGGGCAACGGCAACCCCATGACCGTGTTCCGCGCGGCCAAGAACGGCTACCTGCTCGACCTGTCGGACCGGCCGTGGGCCGGCAAGCAGCCCGATCCGATCAAGAAGGTCTCGCAGTACGACGGCAAGACCTACACCGGCGTCTTCGGTGTCAACGGCATCGGCGCGATCTACAACCAGCAGGCTCTGGCCAAGTCGGGGCTCACACCTCCGACCACCTGGACCGGGCTACTGTCCTTCTGCAAGGCCGCCGCAGCGAAGGGCACCCCGGCGTTTGCCCTGGGCAACCAGGATCTGTGGGTCAACCAGCTCGTCGTGTACGCCCTGGTCGCCACGGTCGTCTACGGCGGCGACCCGGACTTCGACAAGAAGATGCAGGCCGGCGAGGCCACCTTCGCGAACTCGCCGTGGAAGACTGCGCTGGCCAAGCAGATCGAGATGGAGAAGGCTGGTTGCTTCCAGAAGAACCCGCTGGGCACCAGCTACGAGGCCAGCCAGACGCTCGCCGCCACCGGCAAGACCCTCGGGATCATCCAGGGCAACTGGGTGGTGGCCCTGCTCAAGGGCAAGAACCCTTCTGGCACCTTCATCATGAAGGCGCTGCCGGCCACTGACGACCCGGCGACGTTCATCATGCCCGCGGCGGCCGGTGCCGGCTACGGAGTCAACGCGAAGGCCAAGAACAAGGAGCTGGCGATCAAGTTCGTCGACTACGTCATGTCGCCGGAAGGCATGAGCCTGTTCAACAAGAAGCAGGGCAGCCTCCCGTCCCTGCCCGGCACAACTTCCGCCGCCGATCCGTCGCTGGCCGAGCTGTCGAAATACATCACCGACGCCCGAACGGTCCCGTTCATGGACCAGCTCTGGCCCAACCCGAAGGTGTCCGCAAACATGATCACCGGGATCCAGGACGTCTTCAGTGGAAAGACCACACCGGACAAGGTGCTGGCCAGGATGGACACCGACTACAAGGCCGGAGAATAA
- a CDS encoding carbohydrate ABC transporter permease codes for MTRYRKRTFGLELVMIAAAVAVGFPLYVLVNLAVRPTSDTSSPLRPTADPTMHNFTEAWQRGALGGALFNSIVVTVVSVIIVLAISSFAAYPLARATARWSRGLFLLIMLGLALPFQLAALPLYQTMRDLGLLGTPWALVLFYSGLQVPFTTFLYIGFLRALPRDFEEAALIDGCTPTQGFRYVVFPMLKPITVTALVLNAVAVWNDFFTPLLYLSGSGQQTLPVAIAGFVGQYVTSWNLVFAALVISIVPILVIYFALQRSIINGFAGGLKG; via the coding sequence ATGACCCGTTATCGCAAGCGCACCTTCGGCCTCGAACTGGTGATGATCGCGGCAGCCGTGGCGGTTGGGTTCCCGCTGTATGTCTTGGTGAACCTTGCGGTACGCCCGACGTCCGACACGTCGTCGCCGCTGCGGCCGACCGCCGATCCGACGATGCACAACTTCACCGAGGCCTGGCAGCGCGGAGCACTCGGCGGAGCGCTCTTCAACAGCATCGTGGTGACGGTCGTCAGCGTCATCATCGTGCTGGCGATCTCGTCGTTCGCCGCGTACCCGCTGGCCCGTGCCACTGCCCGGTGGTCGCGCGGGCTGTTCCTGCTGATCATGCTGGGCCTGGCGCTGCCGTTCCAGTTGGCCGCGTTGCCGCTCTACCAGACCATGCGTGACCTGGGTCTGCTCGGTACGCCGTGGGCGTTGGTCCTGTTCTATTCAGGACTCCAGGTGCCGTTCACGACCTTTCTCTACATCGGCTTCCTGCGTGCGCTGCCCCGCGACTTCGAAGAAGCCGCACTCATCGACGGTTGTACGCCGACGCAGGGCTTCCGGTACGTCGTGTTCCCGATGCTCAAGCCGATCACCGTGACGGCGCTGGTCCTCAACGCAGTCGCTGTGTGGAACGACTTCTTCACCCCGCTGCTCTACCTGAGCGGCAGCGGGCAGCAGACGTTGCCGGTCGCGATCGCGGGGTTCGTCGGTCAGTACGTCACCAGTTGGAACCTCGTTTTCGCAGCTCTGGTGATCAGCATCGTCCCGATCCTGGTCATCTACTTCGCGCTGCAGCGCAGCATCATCAACGGCTTCGCGGGAGGCCTCAAGGGCTGA
- a CDS encoding carbohydrate ABC transporter permease, giving the protein MATASKLTRSTAAAPAGPRIARARRRLNNTPPWWFALPAMVLFAFVVLVPSARGVYYAFTDWDGIDPNYSFIGLGNFRTMIHDPDAVQALWHTLLFAVAITIIQNGLGLLLALGVNSAIKSRNLLRVFLFAPAVITPIVTSYLWRNLLGPDGAVNSLLGAVGLTGWQQDWLGNPDIALWSIVGVIVWQFAGYSMVIFVAGLQSVPKEIYEAADIDGAGPVRRFWSVVRPLLAPAFTINLMLSVIGGIKLFDHVYALTGGGPGHATDTLSTLIYKDAFTLSEFGYSVALAVVLTIVVAIASTGQYAVLARNERAAS; this is encoded by the coding sequence GTGGCCACTGCATCGAAGCTGACGAGGAGTACGGCGGCAGCGCCAGCCGGGCCCCGCATCGCCCGGGCCCGTCGGCGGCTCAACAACACTCCGCCTTGGTGGTTCGCGTTGCCGGCGATGGTGTTGTTCGCGTTTGTCGTTCTGGTGCCGAGCGCTCGTGGCGTGTACTACGCCTTCACCGACTGGGACGGTATCGACCCGAACTACTCGTTCATCGGTCTGGGCAACTTCAGGACCATGATTCATGACCCGGACGCGGTGCAGGCGTTGTGGCACACGTTGTTGTTCGCCGTGGCGATCACGATCATCCAGAACGGACTCGGGTTGCTGCTGGCGCTCGGGGTCAACAGTGCGATCAAGTCCCGGAACCTGCTCCGGGTGTTCCTCTTCGCGCCGGCCGTGATCACCCCGATCGTGACGTCGTACCTGTGGCGCAACCTGCTCGGCCCCGATGGCGCGGTGAACAGCCTGCTGGGTGCGGTCGGCCTGACCGGCTGGCAGCAGGACTGGCTGGGCAATCCGGACATCGCCCTGTGGTCGATCGTCGGTGTCATCGTGTGGCAGTTCGCCGGGTACTCGATGGTGATCTTCGTGGCCGGCCTGCAGTCGGTACCCAAGGAGATCTACGAGGCGGCGGACATCGACGGCGCCGGTCCCGTACGACGGTTCTGGTCCGTCGTCCGGCCGCTGCTGGCACCTGCGTTCACGATCAATCTGATGCTGTCGGTCATCGGCGGGATCAAGCTGTTCGACCACGTCTACGCGCTGACCGGCGGTGGTCCGGGCCACGCCACCGACACGTTGTCCACATTGATCTACAAGGACGCTTTCACTCTGAGCGAGTTCGGCTACAGCGTCGCGCTCGCAGTCGTGCTGACGATCGTCGTGGCGATCGCTTCGACGGGTCAGTACGCCGTACTCGCGCGCAACGAGAGGGCTGCCTCATGA
- a CDS encoding LacI family DNA-binding transcriptional regulator — protein sequence MQQAGSPRRITIVDVARHAQVSTTTVSKVLRNAYGASPAMRAKVQEAIAELGYRPNAAARGMRGQTYTIGVILPDLRNPFFPDILDGLTDALNDTPYQVLVGPGGHNDEQAEVRGSDAMIDRGMDAMVLVAPISPRSRLEHVARTVPTVVVGRHGHSDVYDTVSDDDFTGATLVVEHLVKLGHRRIAHIEHAESDPARLIEMPNAIRADGYKHAMRTHDLANEIDIVSTSYTQEGGYLGARQILSRPELPTAIFAGADIVAMGVLAALTEAGLSVPDDISLAGYDNTNFAALGPISLTSVDQAGHHIGAEVARLLLSRISDRDRPSTQVKLSPTLVTRRTTTPPAS from the coding sequence ATGCAGCAGGCGGGGTCTCCACGGCGGATCACGATCGTCGACGTCGCCCGGCACGCGCAGGTGTCCACCACGACCGTGTCCAAGGTGCTCCGCAATGCGTACGGGGCCAGTCCGGCGATGCGGGCCAAAGTGCAGGAGGCGATCGCCGAGCTCGGCTACCGGCCGAACGCCGCGGCCCGCGGTATGCGGGGTCAGACGTACACGATCGGCGTGATCCTGCCCGACCTGCGCAACCCCTTCTTCCCCGACATCCTCGACGGTTTGACCGATGCGCTGAACGACACGCCGTACCAGGTCCTGGTCGGGCCGGGGGGTCACAACGACGAGCAAGCTGAGGTGCGCGGCTCCGACGCGATGATCGACCGCGGCATGGACGCCATGGTCCTGGTCGCTCCGATCTCACCGCGATCCCGGCTCGAGCACGTCGCCCGGACCGTACCGACTGTGGTGGTCGGCCGGCACGGTCACTCCGATGTCTACGACACTGTGTCCGACGACGACTTCACCGGCGCGACCCTCGTCGTGGAGCACCTCGTGAAACTCGGCCACCGCCGGATCGCCCACATCGAGCACGCGGAGTCCGACCCGGCCCGCCTCATCGAGATGCCCAACGCGATCCGCGCCGACGGCTACAAACACGCCATGCGCACCCATGACCTCGCCAACGAGATCGACATCGTCTCCACCAGCTACACCCAAGAAGGCGGCTACCTCGGCGCCCGGCAGATCCTCAGCCGACCGGAACTACCGACCGCCATCTTCGCCGGCGCCGACATCGTCGCCATGGGGGTCCTGGCGGCTCTCACCGAGGCAGGACTCTCGGTCCCCGACGACATCTCCCTCGCCGGATACGACAACACCAACTTCGCCGCACTCGGACCGATCTCACTGACCAGCGTCGATCAGGCCGGTCACCATATCGGCGCCGAAGTCGCCCGCCTCCTGCTGAGCCGGATCAGCGACCGGGACCGACCATCAACCCAGGTCAAGCTCTCCCCCACCCTCGTCACCCGCCGGACCACCACTCCCCCAGCGTCCTGA
- a CDS encoding SDR family NAD(P)-dependent oxidoreductase, producing MALVMVTGAASGLGYNTAHALADDGHDVVVHVRNESRLRDPDRWKGVVIGDLARVDEIHDVARQASGFGRFDAVIYNAGVMGSSEVITVNVVAPYLLTASMDKPGRLIYLSSSMHRGGSTDLRRLSAGGTYSDSKLWVTTLALALASRWSGTSSHAVDPGWVPTRMGGAGAPDDLTAGHETQTWLATHNHVTPSTGGYWHHEQTQPPHPACHDEDFQTQLIEALESRTGVPLA from the coding sequence ATGGCACTCGTCATGGTGACCGGGGCGGCCAGCGGGCTCGGGTACAACACGGCGCACGCGTTGGCCGACGACGGGCATGACGTGGTCGTTCACGTCCGCAACGAGTCCCGTCTCAGGGATCCGGACCGGTGGAAGGGCGTGGTGATCGGCGATCTCGCCCGGGTGGACGAGATCCACGACGTCGCACGGCAGGCCTCCGGCTTCGGTCGCTTCGACGCCGTCATCTACAACGCCGGCGTCATGGGCTCCTCCGAGGTAATCACGGTCAACGTGGTCGCGCCGTACCTGCTGACCGCGTCGATGGACAAGCCCGGCAGGCTGATCTACCTCAGCAGTTCCATGCATCGGGGCGGCTCCACCGACCTGCGGCGGTTGTCGGCCGGCGGTACGTACTCCGACAGCAAGCTGTGGGTCACGACCCTCGCGCTGGCGCTCGCATCGCGTTGGTCGGGAACATCCAGCCACGCGGTCGATCCCGGTTGGGTCCCGACCCGGATGGGCGGCGCCGGCGCACCGGACGACCTGACCGCCGGACACGAGACCCAGACATGGCTAGCTACCCACAACCATGTGACCCCCAGCACCGGCGGCTACTGGCACCACGAGCAAACACAGCCACCACACCCGGCCTGCCACGACGAAGACTTCCAGACCCAGCTCATCGAGGCGCTGGAAAGCCGGACGGGTGTTCCACTCGCCTGA